The DNA region TTCGACGGTCGGATTTCCGCGCGAGTCCAAGATCTCGCGCGCCACGATCTGTTTGATCTTCACCCTCGGTCTCCGCGGCTGTTTGCTATCGTGTCGCGCCTTCCGCTACGATGCGATTCCAACAGTGGGGAAAATGCGATGGCTCTCGTACCACCGCCTCCGGCGAAATACAAAGCGCTCCTGCTCGGCGGCGTGGTGTTTCTCGTCGCGCTCGTGATCGGTGCGATCTACGGCGATCGTGGCTTGATCGATTTGCAGCGCTTGCGCGGCGAGCAGCAACGGCTGGAACAGTTGGCGTTCGAGCGCCAGCAGGCCAACGCGCAATTGCGCGAGCACATTCAGCGGCTGCGCTCCGACGATCGCTATCTCGAGCGGCGCGCGCGCCAGCAGTTGCATTGGGCGAA from Deltaproteobacteria bacterium includes:
- a CDS encoding septum formation initiator family protein, with translation MALVPPPPAKYKALLLGGVVFLVALVIGAIYGDRGLIDLQRLRGEQQRLEQLAFERQQANAQLREHIQRLRSDDRYLERRARQQLHWAKPGEVIYRFDEPNGEPKARPSR